In one Chitinophaga sancti genomic region, the following are encoded:
- a CDS encoding FecR family protein — MIHNEEHIFQLILEKLSGEISQENLDYLNKAAAEDPNVQRCLDEMEDALKAAGPGFMNDLYNEMAWGKVVSLLEADPGEGMKIGERGLELSEEQLKSMEEERRTGKQSAEKLVQTPSASAIPEEPLEAFPEDFLEQVNNIKKSPAKRWLAAASFLLIISIGLFFLVSGNKRAPNGGMANAGSAGMVKLLLDNGDTISLPENNSEDIAAQQAKLHPVPGQLTFTSTGSANGWNTLLVPTGRDYRVVLADGSQVHLNAFSRLRFPFAFNGSTRDVYLEGEAYFNIAPDAGHPFIVHTGAIDTRVLGTAFNINAYSDSMVVTSLVQGRVSTARSHEPAVLLKPGMETVYSAGHSQVMRAFDENITLGWRKGEYTYYNQSLRSLDAVVRHWYGKTLVFEDTALTHKKLTGVIERDHPVTEFLDGLKKTSGISYHITAEKIYLSSNN, encoded by the coding sequence ATGATTCATAACGAAGAACATATCTTTCAACTGATACTTGAAAAGTTGAGCGGTGAAATCAGCCAGGAAAACCTCGACTACCTGAATAAGGCGGCCGCGGAAGATCCTAATGTGCAACGCTGTCTTGACGAAATGGAAGACGCATTGAAGGCGGCAGGTCCTGGCTTTATGAATGATTTGTACAATGAAATGGCCTGGGGAAAGGTAGTGTCTCTCCTGGAAGCAGATCCGGGGGAAGGAATGAAGATAGGAGAGCGTGGATTGGAGCTATCGGAAGAGCAACTGAAGTCGATGGAAGAGGAGAGGAGAACAGGAAAACAATCGGCGGAAAAACTTGTACAAACCCCTTCCGCATCTGCCATCCCTGAAGAACCCCTGGAAGCCTTCCCTGAGGATTTCCTCGAACAGGTAAATAACATCAAAAAATCCCCTGCAAAACGTTGGCTGGCGGCTGCCAGTTTCCTGCTAATAATTTCTATCGGTCTGTTTTTCCTGGTTTCAGGAAATAAGCGTGCTCCAAATGGGGGAATGGCCAATGCCGGTAGCGCTGGTATGGTCAAACTTCTTTTGGACAATGGCGATACCATTAGTCTGCCGGAAAACAATAGTGAAGACATTGCTGCTCAACAGGCAAAACTCCATCCGGTACCCGGTCAGCTTACCTTTACTTCCACCGGCAGTGCCAATGGCTGGAATACGCTGCTGGTACCCACCGGTCGTGATTACAGGGTGGTGCTGGCAGATGGCTCACAGGTACACCTCAACGCTTTCTCCCGCTTACGCTTTCCTTTTGCTTTCAATGGAAGCACGAGGGATGTATACCTGGAAGGAGAAGCTTATTTCAATATTGCGCCTGATGCCGGGCATCCTTTCATTGTTCACACGGGTGCAATCGATACCAGGGTACTGGGAACAGCATTTAATATAAATGCTTATTCGGATAGCATGGTAGTTACCTCCCTGGTTCAGGGTCGTGTAAGTACGGCCCGCAGTCATGAACCTGCTGTATTGCTGAAGCCTGGTATGGAAACGGTGTATTCAGCCGGACATTCGCAGGTCATGCGTGCATTTGATGAGAACATTACACTGGGATGGCGTAAGGGGGAGTATACTTATTATAACCAGTCACTCCGTTCACTTGATGCCGTGGTTCGCCATTGGTATGGTAAAACACTCGTTTTTGAAGATACTGCACTAACCCATAAAAAGCTCACAGGTGTGATAGAGAGAGACCATCCTGTCACCGAATTCCTCGATGGGCTGAAAAAAACTTCCGGAATATCATATCACATTACAGCAGAGAAGATTTATCTTAGCAGTAATAATTAA